TGCCAGTGGGGCTGTGTGATTCTCAACCGGACGCTTGCAAACCTGATTCACGACGAACGCGACCCACTCGGAACCGCGCTCAAGGATACCTATTCAGCTCCGGACGAACTTCGAACGGCACTCACGCAGGTGCAGGAAGTTGTCACCGGCGACCGCGACTCGGCAGCGTTCGAAACCCAGCTTGCGACCTCTGGATACGTCGTCGACTCGCTCCAGGCTGGGCTCTACTATGGTTTGACCGCTGAGTCCGCCGAAACAGCGATCGTTCAGGCGGTGAACAGCGGTGGTGACACGGACACTGTCGGTGCGATCGCCGGCGCTGTCGCTGGCGCTCGCTTCGGGTCGACCGACCTACCGAATCGATGGATCGAAGAGATTGAGGAATCTGACCGGCTCAAGCGATTAGCACAGCGATTGCTGACGATTCGGATGCAGATCCCCGGTAGAGGATCCACGACTATGGATGACGGGACCCTCATCTTCAAGGAACGGACCATCGAGGGACCTGCGTACATTTCCGCTCGTGAATTTCAGGAGGCGACTATCGGACACCGTCCTCATCCCGCGCCACATCGCACTATCAGAACTGCGTACCACGAGTTGACGCCGGCGAGGGCTGCGATGCTCGACTGGGAACGGCGAGCGTACGCGGTCGACAGTGGTAGATGTTCCACCTACGCTGGCCCACAGATCGATCTCGATGAGGAACCGGGCTTCTCGCAGCCGACGCTCGTCCCTGTGCCACAGTATCCGTTCGTCGACGCCTTCGATGAACTTCCCGAACAAGACCAGCAACGAATCATGCGTGACGGGCAGGCAGCAGCGGATGCGTTCGTTCGGGCATACGCGGCGTTCGCAGGGATTCGGCACCCGATAACCGAAACCGTGACCGATACGGTTGGCATCGAACGCATGGATCCGATTGCGGGGGCGACGCGAGTGCTAGTCGGCACGTTCGCCGACGCCGGCGAAGCACTGTTGCGAAGCAACGAGAGCGGTGGCTACGACTCGCCAGCGGAGGTCGAAGCAGCCTTCGA
This region of Haloplanus salinus genomic DNA includes:
- a CDS encoding ADP-ribosylglycohydrolase family protein → MMTTPMSARGHRGRSPRSMNETGLSVSLADSVRRVRECRIIREGGHRNSMTIERNAEGCLLGLACGDALGRPVEFKSAEEIASQHGEVTEMLGDGTHGQPPGTITDDTEMALCIAESLVDRRGFDPADVADRFVDWLDSAPFDIGLMTRDSLSQIRQGTSWDDAGADVWESRPEGSNAGNGSVMRCAPYAIAFRHFDAELTQVSQLSSAITHADPRCQWGCVILNRTLANLIHDERDPLGTALKDTYSAPDELRTALTQVQEVVTGDRDSAAFETQLATSGYVVDSLQAGLYYGLTAESAETAIVQAVNSGGDTDTVGAIAGAVAGARFGSTDLPNRWIEEIEESDRLKRLAQRLLTIRMQIPGRGSTTMDDGTLIFKERTIEGPAYISAREFQEATIGHRPHPAPHRTIRTAYHELTPARAAMLDWERRAYAVDSGRCSTYAGPQIDLDEEPGFSQPTLVPVPQYPFVDAFDELPEQDQQRIMRDGQAAADAFVRAYAAFAGIRHPITETVTDTVGIERMDPIAGATRVLVGTFADAGEALLRSNESGGYDSPAEVEAAFDISVAEEVIADHPRAVYEVAEIFPQLASGTSAILDYLTQLRLPQQQHTLTDTSPEDQLTDLRDTAHTMVGELHVMYESLRRVAVRHPEIEHEQWQASTAQSGGR